TGCTGCTCATCTCCTCCAACGAAGTCGGACAGCGGGCGGCGCAGCACCAGGCGGTGGTGGAAGCGGCGAAAAAGGCCGGAGTGAAGCTGCTGGTCTACACGAGCATCCTGCGCGCGGACCGCTCGCGGCTGGCGCTGGCCGCGGAGCACAAGGCCACCGAGGAGATGATCCGGGCCTCGGGCGTGCCGTACGTGCTGCTGCGCAACGGCTGGTACACGGAGAACTACACGGAGAACCTGGGGCCGGCGCTGGCGCACGGGGCCCTGGTGGGCAGCGCGGGCGAGGGCCGGGTCGCCGCGGCCACCCGGGCCGACTACGCGGCGGCGGCGGTGGCGGTGCTGACGGGCTCGGGCCATGAGAACAAGGTGTACGAGCTGGCGGGGGACACCGCGTTCACGATGACGGAGCTGGCCGCCGAGGTGTCGCGCAAGGCGGGCAAGGCGATTGTCTACAAGGACCTGCCGCCCGAGCAGTACCAGGGCGTGCTCGTGGGAGCCGGTGTACCGGGGCCGTTCGCCGGGGTGCTGGTGGACTCGGACGTTGGCGCTTCCCGGGGCGAGCTGAACGACGCGTCCGGCGACCTGCGCCGCCTCATTGGCCGTCCCACGACGCCGCTCGCGAACGCGGTGGCCGTGGCCTTCCAGCGCTGAGTCTCATCTTCCAAGCCAGGAGGATGGAGTCCTGGCAGCGGGGAGGTTCCGGCCGCGATGGGGAGCAACTGGTCCGATTGTTGGACCAGTTGGCACGCCGCGCGGCCGGAAGGCACCCCGGCGAAGGAAGCCGCGG
The sequence above is drawn from the Archangium gephyra genome and encodes:
- a CDS encoding SDR family oxidoreductase, which gives rise to MILVTGATGKLGRLVLEQLLEKVPAHQVIAAVRNPEKAAELEARGIQVRKADYGQPGTLGPAFAGVEKVLLISSNEVGQRAAQHQAVVEAAKKAGVKLLVYTSILRADRSRLALAAEHKATEEMIRASGVPYVLLRNGWYTENYTENLGPALAHGALVGSAGEGRVAAATRADYAAAAVAVLTGSGHENKVYELAGDTAFTMTELAAEVSRKAGKAIVYKDLPPEQYQGVLVGAGVPGPFAGVLVDSDVGASRGELNDASGDLRRLIGRPTTPLANAVAVAFQR